In the Paralichthys olivaceus isolate ysfri-2021 chromosome 15, ASM2471397v2, whole genome shotgun sequence genome, one interval contains:
- the ubtd2 gene encoding ubiquitin domain-containing protein 2: MGGCVGSHHDSSGSLNENSDGTGVALGRNQPLKRERPKWKSDYPMTEGQLRSKRDEFWDTAPAFEGRKEIWDALRAAASAFESNDHLLAQAILDGASITLPHGALTECYDELGNRYQLPVYCLSPPVNMIEERSDEPDGSDPDSGAADPSTGSTGDTGSGGECQLRLRLSTGRDLRLVVRSTDTVGMMKRRLQNQEGVPAATQRWFFSGRPLTDRLRLDQLNISRDYVVQVILSQLPPPEPVTPAGHVQEASGSVGVAALPQEPTPVEN, translated from the exons ATGGGTGGCTGTGTCGGGAGCCACCACGACTCCTCGGGCAGCTTGAACGAGAACTCGGACGGCACCGGAG tGGCTCTAGGGCGTAACCAGCCCCTGAAGAGAGAGCGGCCTAAATGGAAAAGTGACTACCCGATGACTGAAGGCCAGCTGCGCAGCAAGAGAGATGAGTTCTGGGATACTGCGCCAGCATTCGAGGGCCGGAAAGAGATCTGGGATGCGCTACGGGCTGCGGCCAGCGCCTTTGAGAGCAATGACCACCTGCTGGCTCAGGCCATCCTCGACGGGGCCAGCATCACACTGCCGCACG GAGCTCTGACAGAATGTTACGATGAACTGGGGAATCGATACCAGTTGCCGGTCTACTGCCTCTCTCCCCCCGTCAACATGATTGAGGAGCGCTCTGATGAGCCAGACGGTTCGGATCCAGACTCTGGGGCTGCAGACCCGTCCACTGGCAGCACCGGTGACACCGGCTCAGGAGGGGAGTGCCAGCTTCGTCTGCGGCTATCAACGGGTCGCGACCTCCGGCTGGTGGTGCGCTCCACGGACACGGTGGGCATGATGAAGCGGCGTCTGCAGAACCAAGAGGGTGTGCCAGCCGCGACCCAGCGTTGGTTTTTCTCAGGTCGGCCACTGACGGACAGACTGCGCTTGGACCAACTCAACATCTCCAGGGACTACGTAGTGCAGGTCATCCTCAGCCAGCTGCCACCGCCAGAGCCGGTCACTCCAGCAGGACACGTACAAGAGGCCTCTGGGTCGGTGGGAGTGGCCGCACTGCCTCAAGAGCCCACGCCGGTGGAGAATTGA